From the genome of Oxyura jamaicensis isolate SHBP4307 breed ruddy duck chromosome 2, BPBGC_Ojam_1.0, whole genome shotgun sequence, one region includes:
- the TRIL gene encoding TLR4 interactor with leucine rich repeats: MWLGGSHSRFQFLLSHFAPLLTAGAEQSQDRPRASPPLAPCRAVLPLPHSIRSPAPPGHAVWEVRISAEFSRRLSELVFLQLPAPPASPPRSHRAPPALSTPGRAGGAAGSLSSAPLRSSRQPAALLAFPCPRPARVTGAHGAGHGEPRPPRRLPARRGARPGAEPRRGRLAAAQERWDAGETQCRWGKLPTARPGMGAPRRVRLMVLRRVLWGSVPLFLLLLPAAEPICPEPCDCQQHQHLLCTNRGLRSVPKAAEPQDILTYSLGGNFIANISAFDFHRLAGLQRLDLQYNRIRSLHPKAFERLGRLEELYLGNNLLPALAPGTLSALAKLRILYVNANEIGRLSAASFSGLGSLVKLRLDGNELGSLGDSTFSGLPNLLYLHLESNRIRWLSRGAFTGLAKLRFLDLSGNKQSSLRHPDIFGPLRSLHTLLLASNSLQQLTGGLFQHLPSLAKLSLSGNRLSHLAPDAFMGLGSLKELRLEGNLLSHLPAALLEPLSSLEALDLSRNALTALHSATFGPLGHLRELSLRDNTLATLPGDIFASSPALYRLELEGNAWSCDCRLRGLKHWLGAWHSQGRLLTVFVQCSLPPTLAGKYLDYLQDAQLLPPPDGSSCLDGAFPSSASPPAAAEGLGSNSSGGDMVLPHGPPGAPPSASTARLLGAPEGKVAVPIGVTAAPSPTPPLPARPAASRPALPSAAWPRRAGKPRSAPSAGGPPLVSDPCDFNKLFLCNLSVEAVGSSSVTVRWAVRPHRSPRLLGPARFRLLFDRFGATVKFQRFVYLPEHGEPAATLRELRPDTPYLVCVEGVLGGRVCPVAPRDHCAGLVTLPEGSAASGGPRGPDQQLLTLVLLAVNALLLFAALAAWASRLLRKKVLGRRRRKAAPVHVRQLYSTRRPLRSMGTGVSADFSGFQSHRPPRGAACALSEADLIEFPCERFMDSSGGARHGDDHLLQRFAD; this comes from the coding sequence ATGTGGCTGGGAGGCAGCCACAGCCGGTTCCAATTCCTGCTTTCCCACTTTGCGCCCCTGCTCACTGCcggggctgagcagagccaggACCGGCCGCGGGCTTCCCCCCCCCTCGCTCCCTGCCGCGCCgtcctccctctcccccactCCATCCGatcccctgctcccccagggcACGCAGTGTGGGAAGTACGAATTTCCGCTGAGTTTTCTCGGCGACTTTCGGAGCTCGTCTTTCTCCAGCTCCCCGCTCCGCCCGCCTCTCCCCCCCGCAGCCACCGCGCTCCGCCCGCCCTCTCCACCCCCGGGAGAGCCGGCGGAGCAGCGGGCAGCCTCTCCTCGGCTCCTCTCCGCTCctccaggcagcctgcagccctcctcGCCTTCCCTTGCCCCCGACCGGCTCGGGTGACGGGAGCCCATGGTGCCGGGCACGGCGAGCCGCGGCCGCCGCGGCGCCTGCCTGCCCGGCGGGGAGCTCGGCCCGGCGCGGAGCCGAGGAGGGGCCGATTAGCAGCCGCTCAGGAGCGGTGGGATGCCGGAGAGACCCAGTGCCGCTGGGGGAAGCTGCCCACAGCTCGTCCCGGGATGGGGGCGCCGCGCCGGGTCCGCCTGATGGTGCTGCGGCGGGTGCTGTGGGGCTCCgtccccctcttcctcctgctgctgcccgcgGCCGAGCCCATCTGCCCCGAGCCATGCgactgccagcagcaccagcacctcctCTGCACCAACCGGGGCCTGCGCTCCGTGCCCAAGGCTGCCGAGCCCCAGGATATCCTCACCTACAGCCTCGGGGGCAACTTCATCGCCAACATCTCCGCCTTCGACTTCCACCGCCTGGCAGGGCTTCAGCGCCTGGACCTGCAGTACAACCGGATCCGCTCGCTGCACCCCAAGGCCTTTGAGCGCCTGGGCCGGCTGGAGGAGCTCTACCTGGGCAACAACCTGCTGCCGGCGCTGGCCCCCGGCACCCTCAGCGCCCTGGCCAAGCTGCGCATCCTCTACGTGAATGCCAACGAGATTGGCCGCCTCAGCGCCGCCTCCTTCTCCGGCCTCGGCAGCCTCGTCAAGCTGCGCCTGGACGGCAACGAGCTGGGCTCGCTGGGTGACTCCACTTTCTCAGGGCTGCCGAACTTACTCTACCTGCACCTGGAGTCCAACCGCATCCGCTGGCTGAGCCGCGGTGCGTTCACTGGCCTGGCCAAGCTCCGCTTCCTTGACCTGTCAGGGAACAAGCAGAGCTCCCTTCGCCACCCGGACATCTTCGGACCGCTGCGCTCCCTCCACACCCTGCTGCTGGCTAGcaacagcctgcagcagctgacgGGGGGGCTCTTCCAGCACTTGCCCAGCTTGGCAAAGCTCTCGCTCAGTGGCAACCGACTGTCTCACCTGGCACCAGATGCCTTCATGGGGCTGGGCTCACTGAAGGAGCTGCGCCTGGAGGGAAACCTGCTGAgccacctgcctgctgcactCCTAGAGCCGCTGAGCAGCCTGGAGGCACTGGATCTGAGCCGCAACGCGCTGACCGCCCTGCACTCAGCCACTTTTGGTCCCCTTGGCCACTTGCGGGAGCTCAGCCTCCGAGACAACACGCTGGCCACCCTTCCTGGTGACATCTTtgcctccagcccagctctctACCGCCTGGAGCTGGAGGGGAATGCCTGGAGCTGCGACTGCCGTCTCCGTGGCCTCAAGCACTGGCTGGGGGCTTGGCACTCCCAGGGCCGCCTGCTCACCGTCTTCGTGCAGTGCAGCCTGCCGCCCACCCTGGCTGGCAAGTACCTCGACTACCTGCAGGATGCCCAACTGCTGCCACCACCTGATGGCAGCTCCTGCCTCGATGGTGCTTTTCCCTCCTCCGCATCCCCCCCTGCAGCCGCTGAGGGACTCGGCAGCAACAGCAGCGGCGGTGACATGGTGCTGCCCCATGGTCCCCCAGGGGCACCACCGTCTGCCTCCACTGCCCGCCTGCTGGGTGCCCCTGAGGGCAAGGTGGCGGTGCCAATAGGTGTGACAGCTGCGCCAAGCCCCACGCCGCCACTGCCTGCCCgcccagcagcctccaggcCAGCACTGCCCAGTGCAGCCTGGCCCCGTCGTGCCGGCAAGCCCCGTTCTGCACCGTCTGCCGGGGGCCCACCACTGGTGTCCGACCCGTGTGACTTCAACAAGCTGTTCCTCTGCAACCTGTCGGTGGAGGCGGTGGGCTCCAGCTCGGTGACGGTGCGCTGGGCTGTGCGGCCACACCGCAGCCCCCGCCTGCTGGGCCCGGCACGGTTCCGCTTGCTCTTTGACCGCTTCGGCGCCACTGTCAAGTTTCAGCGCTTCGTCTACCTGCCGGAGCATGGGGAGCCAGCTGCCACCCTGCGGGAGCTCCGCCCGGACACCCCCTACCTTGTCTGTGTTGAGGGCGTCCTCGGTGGCCGCGTGTGCCCAGTGGCGCCACGGGACCACTGCGCAGGGCTGGTGACCCTGCCTGAGGGCAGTGCGGCGTCAGGTGGGCCCCGTGGCCCTGACCAGCAGCTGCTCACGCTGGTTTTGCTGGCGGTCAACGCGCTGCTGCTCTTCGCGGCGCTGGCAGCCTGGGCCTCCCGCCTGCTGCGGAAGAAGGTGctggggcggcggcggcggaaGGCAGCCCCTGTCCATGTCCGGCAGCTCTACTCCACCCGCCGGCCGCTCCGCTCCATGGGCACTGGTGTCTCTGCCGACTTCTCGGGCTTCCAGTCCCACCGGCCACCCCGCGGTGCTGCCTGTGCCCTCAGCGAGGCTGACCTCATCGAATTCCCCTGCGAGCGCTTCATGGACAGTAGTGGCGGCGCCCGGCATGGTGATGACCACCTGCTGCAGCGCTTTGCTGACTGA